Proteins encoded in a region of the Rutidosis leptorrhynchoides isolate AG116_Rl617_1_P2 chromosome 9, CSIRO_AGI_Rlap_v1, whole genome shotgun sequence genome:
- the LOC139867433 gene encoding uncharacterized protein: MKFKAFLTDHGVNLLEKRFLQALEKMGKICHLYLTKDHAIFLHNLVNGDGIQSIAQFKKEALFEDYRISSQNDDRIAFTIDLSLLHRALRSILTIYTEFGGSHSCPTANRLQIKLVKKQPPHSSQPMPFLTFETKGYKSAVIQDVPISKPLSRSDVVELQAALDLAQDLPQTLVQVPDMNQLQNFVDRMKHVGDVLNVSISKYGDLHLQISTSLITLGSEFRKLKVIGEQARAVSGDDDLSAQMRTRMAIDRGDAMNVQVSVKHFFKSLQCHFAKPDCAFYGIGQQGSCLTVVFQFYVPGTRQTDKSISLHCRLPVLDPGAD; the protein is encoded by the coding sequence ATGAAGTTTAAGGCCTTTTTAACTGATCACGGTGTTAACCTTCTAGAAAAACGGTTCCTTCAAGCCCTAGAAAAAATGGGCAAAATTTGCCACCTGTATCTAACAAAAGATCACGCAATTTTCCTTCACAATCTCGTTAACGGTGACGGAATCCAATCAATTGCTCAATTTAAAAAAGAAGCCCTATTCGAAGACTATCGAATTTCAAGCCAAAACGACGATCGAATTGCCTTCACAATCGACCTATCCCTCCTTCACCGCGCCCTTCGTAGTATCTTAACCATCTACACTGAGTTCGGTGGGTCCCATAGCTGTCCGACTGCGAATCGTCTTCAGATCAAACTCGTTAAAAAACAACCTCCTCATTCGTCACAACCGATGCCGTTTCTGACGTTCGAAACGAAAGGTTATAAGTCTGCAGTGATTCAGGACGTGCCGATTTCGAAACCGTTGTCGAGATCGGATGTTGTTGAGCTACAGGCAGCGTTGGATTTGGCGCAGGATTTGCCGCAAACGTTGGTGCAAGTTCCTGATATGAATCAGTTGCAGAATTTCGTGGACAGAATGAAACACGTTGGTGATGTTTTGAACGTTTCGATAAGTAAATATGGTGACTTGCATTTGCAGATTTCGACTAGTTTAATTACACTTGGATCTGAGTTTAGGAAACTAAAGGTTATTGGTGAACAAGCACGTGCTGTATCGGGTGATGATGATTTGAGTGCGCAGATGCGAACAAGAATGGCGATTGATAGAGGAGATGCGATGAACGTGCAAGTGAGTGTGAAGCATTTTTTCAAGTCATTGCAGTGTCATTTTGCTAAACCTGATTGTGCTTTTTATGGGATTGGGCAACAAGGTTCTTGTTTAACTGTGGTGTTTCAGTTTTATGTACCGGGTACACGACAAACTGATAAATCGATTAGTTTGCATTGTCGGCTTCCTGTACTT
- the LOC139866184 gene encoding protein FAR1-RELATED SEQUENCE 6, with protein sequence MEQDSPNRKHLTSNGDGANNLLVREEKTELESEIGLPERKKEFVAPSVGMEFESYDDAYNYYNCYAREAGFRVRVKNSWFKRNSREKYGAVLCCSSQGFKRVKDANRLRKETRTGCPAMLRLRLSDSSRWRVLEVTLDHNHLLGIKTCKSVKKTVQSDSDAEGRTVKIYRALVIDSGGNNGNSHSSGRELGCSSDHQMEQLNIKKGDSQAIYNYLCRMQLTNPNFFYLMDLNDEGCLRNVMWLDARCRAAIGYFSDVIYFDTTYLSNKYDIPLVTFVGMNHHCQSVLLGCGLLYGETTEAYIWILKAWLTISSGRVPQTIITDRCKILQSVVSEVFPKSHHRFSLSHIMKKVPEKLGGLRNYDSIRKVLVKAAYETLKPFDFENSWAFMIQQFNIGKHEWLRSIYEDRAWWAPVYLKDTSFAGMGPTDTLQPIFDKYIHKQTPLKEFLDKYELALHKKHKEEVAADMESRNTSPTLRTRCSFELQLSKIYTREIFKKFQVEVEEMYSCFSTTQLHVDGPIMIFLVKERVLVDGNRREIRDYEVLYDKSAADVRCICSCFNFNGYLCRHALCVLNFNGVEQIPSKYILPRWKMDYKRLYVSSDVDGCNQIDGTDTVEWFNQLYRSALQVVEEGVMSLDQYKVALQAFEDSLSRVHNIEDKT encoded by the coding sequence ATGGAACAAGATTCTCCTAACAGGAAGCACTTGACCAGTAATGGTGATGGGGCGAATAATTTGTTAGTAAGGGAAGAGAAAACGGAACTAGAAAGCGAAATTGGCCTTCCTGAAAGAAAAAAGGAATTTGTGGCACCTTCTGTAGGAATGGAGTTTGAGTCGTATGATGATGCGTACAATTATTACAATTGTTATGCTCGGGAGGCAGGGTTTCGAGTACGGGTAAAAAATTCATGGTTTAAAAGAAATAGCAGAGAGAAATATGGTGCGGTGTTATGTTGCAGTAGCCAGGGTTTTAAGCGAGTAAAAGACGCGAACCGTTTAAGAAAAGAAACACGAACTGGTTGTCCTGCAATGTTGAGGTTGAGATTAAGTGACTCGAGTAGGTGGAGGGTTCTAGAAGTTACGCTCGATCATAATCACTTGCTTGGTATAAAAACCTGCAAGTCGGTTAAGAAAACGGTCCAGTCCGATTCTGATGCAGAAGGACGAACTGTTAAAATATATCGAGCACTTGTAATTGATTCAGGGGGTAATAATGGAAATTCACATTCTAGTGGTAGAGAATTAGGTTGTTCGTCTGATCATCAAATGGAACAGTTGAACATAAAGAAAGGCGATTCACAagctatatataattacttatgtcgTATGCAGTTGACTAACcctaattttttttatttgatgGATCTTAACGATGAAGGGTGTTTGAGAAATGTGATGTGGTTAGATGCCAGGTGTAGGGCTGCTATTGGCTATTTCAGCGATGTGATTTATTTTGACACCACATATTTATCCAACAAATACGATATCCCACTCGTCACGTTTGTCGGGATGAATCATCACTGTCAGTCTGTGTTATTGGGTTGCGGTTTGCTTTATGGGGAAACAACTGAGGCTTATATATGGATTCTGAAAGCATGGTTGACTATTTCATCGGGACGGGTCCCACAGACAATAATTACAGACAGATGCAAGATCTTACAGAGTGTGGTTTCAGAGGTTTTCCCGAAATCGCACCATCGGTTTAGTTTGTCTCACATTATGAAAAAAGTACCCGAGAAATTAGGAGGCTTACGAAACTACGATTCAATCAGAAAAGTTCTGGTCAAAGCGGCTTACGAGACGTTAAAACCGTTTGACTTTGAAAATTCATGGGCTTTTATGATCCAACAGTTTAACATTGGTAAACACGAGTGGCTTCGATCTATATACGAGGATCGGGCCTGGTGGGCCCCCGTGTATCTAAAAGATACATCTTTTGCTGGAATGGGTCCTACTGACACGTTGCAACCGATATTCGATAAGTACATCCACAAACAAACCCCTTTAAAAGAATTTTTAGACAAATATGAACTCGCGTTACATAAGAAACACAAAGAAGAAGTAGCTGCTGACATGGAATCAAGAAACACGTCACCAACACTAAGAACAAGATGTTCGTTTGAGTTACAACTCTCAAAAATATACACGCGTGAAATATTTAAAAAATTTCAAGTTGAAGTTGAAGAAATGTATTCTTGTTTTAGTACCACACAGTTGCACGTCGATGGACCCATTATGATTTTTTTGGTGAAAGAACGTGTTTTAGTAGACGGAAACAGGAGGGAGATTAGGGATTATGAAGTTCTTTATGATAAATCAGCAGCAGACGTTCGTTGCATTTGCAGTTGTTTCAATTTCAACGGGTATTTATGCAGGCATGCGTTATGTGTGCTTAATTTTAATGGGGTTGAACAGATCCCTTCAAAGTACATTTTACCAAGATGGAAAATGGATTACAAGCGGTTATATGTTTCATCAGATGTTGATGGTTGTAACCAAATTGATGGTACAGATACAGTTGAGTGGTTTAATCAGTTATACAGAAGCGCATTGCAAGTTGTGGAAGAAGGTGTGATGTCACTGGATCAGTATAAGGTTGCTTTGCAGGCGTTTGAAGATAGTTTAAGTAGAGTTCATAATATTGAAGATAAAACATGA